One window of Candidatus Desulfatibia profunda genomic DNA carries:
- the rfaE2 gene encoding D-glycero-beta-D-manno-heptose 1-phosphate adenylyltransferase: protein MTKILELKDLIQKLDMQRRSGKRVVFTNGCFDILHVGHVRYLAAARAEGDVLVVGLNSDESVRTIKDESRPIVNQDQRAEILAGLWCVDYITIFNEPDPLKLITAIKPDVLVKGADWKEQDIVGAEVVKAGGGKVARVAVVPGISTSMIIERIAKRYRFKEPLA, encoded by the coding sequence ATGACGAAAATTTTAGAATTAAAAGATCTTATTCAAAAACTGGACATGCAGCGCCGGTCCGGAAAACGGGTCGTTTTCACCAACGGATGCTTTGATATTCTGCATGTGGGTCACGTGCGCTATCTGGCGGCTGCAAGGGCCGAAGGGGATGTTTTGGTGGTGGGATTAAATTCCGATGAATCCGTTAGAACCATCAAAGACGAGAGTCGACCGATCGTAAACCAGGATCAGCGGGCGGAAATCCTGGCCGGCTTGTGGTGTGTGGATTATATAACCATTTTTAATGAACCGGATCCTTTAAAGCTGATCACGGCCATTAAACCGGATGTGCTTGTAAAGGGAGCCGACTGGAAGGAACAGGATATCGTCGGGGCTGAGGTTGTAAAAGCAGGCGGGGGAAAAGTGGCGCGGGTTGCGGTCGTTCCCGGCATTTCAACGTCCATGATTATCGAGCGGATCGCCAAAAGATATCGATTCAAGGAGCCGTTGGCGTGA
- a CDS encoding laccase domain-containing protein — MILKHVNGVSFFQFPKLAGLADIRHAIFTRHSGDSKGSFRSLNVSYGVGDDRRNVGKNRGIISRCIGEEELVFINQVHGTCVLIFAKENKDGIPVAADHWPQDSLGKIQHRQDGGDEPDSGRRLRGDAMVTDIQNKFLAMQVADCQSVLMYDPVRQVIANVHSGWRGSINNIIGRTVKVMEQHFDCCSRDIVAGISPSLGPCCAQFINYQKEIPAAFWKYKDDRDHFDFWSVSCDQLCDAGVLAENLDLSRMCTRCDTNIFFSFRGEGTTGRFAAVIGLAG, encoded by the coding sequence GTGATCTTAAAGCATGTAAATGGTGTTTCATTTTTCCAATTTCCCAAGCTTGCAGGGCTTGCCGATATCCGGCACGCAATTTTTACGAGGCATTCCGGAGACAGCAAAGGATCTTTCCGAAGTTTGAATGTAAGTTACGGTGTGGGGGATGATCGCCGTAACGTAGGGAAAAACAGGGGCATTATTTCACGATGTATCGGTGAAGAAGAGCTTGTTTTTATCAATCAGGTTCACGGGACTTGCGTCCTAATTTTTGCAAAAGAGAACAAAGACGGCATCCCGGTTGCAGCAGATCATTGGCCTCAAGATTCACTTGGGAAAATTCAACACAGACAAGATGGTGGCGATGAACCTGATTCCGGTCGCAGGCTTAGGGGTGATGCCATGGTGACCGATATCCAAAACAAGTTTCTGGCGATGCAGGTGGCCGACTGTCAATCCGTCCTCATGTATGATCCTGTCCGGCAGGTAATCGCTAATGTTCATTCGGGTTGGCGCGGCAGTATCAACAATATCATCGGGCGGACCGTCAAGGTAATGGAACAACATTTCGACTGCTGCTCCCGTGATATTGTAGCGGGAATCAGTCCGTCTCTCGGACCGTGTTGTGCGCAGTTCATTAATTATCAAAAGGAAATTCCTGCGGCCTTCTGGAAATACAAGGATGATAGAGATCATTTTGACTTCTGGTCTGTAAGTTGCGACCAGCTTTGCGATGCGGGTGTCCTGGCTGAAAACCTGGATTTAAGTCGGATGTGTACAAGGTGTGATACCAACATTTTTTTTTCCTTCCGGGGAGAAGGTACCACCGGGAGGTTTGCAGCCGTCATCGGGTTAGCCGGTTAG
- a CDS encoding dihydroorotate dehydrogenase electron transfer subunit, translated as MFQENVQVLWNENVGLSYYRIGLTCHQGYATAKPGQFIMLRLPDQMVPLLRRPFSIHRIINTDGSTTGLELLYKVVGEGTKKLSRCRQGDIVDILGPLGNGFSFFDRYKQIAVVAGGIGVAPLLFLVSTLRTKGVDLSKSTVFIGGRSMQDLLCRDDFSRLGINVRITTDDGSAGDQCFVTHPLEIAMEKQRADIIYACGPQAMLKCVIGIAEKHRLPCQISIETIMACGMGVCLGCTVEKKGDPFKYMHACMDGPVFDAGIIKI; from the coding sequence ATGTTTCAGGAAAACGTTCAGGTTCTGTGGAACGAAAACGTAGGGCTTTCATATTACCGCATCGGTTTAACGTGCCACCAGGGATACGCAACAGCCAAACCCGGGCAGTTTATCATGCTGCGCCTTCCCGATCAGATGGTTCCGCTCCTGCGGCGCCCCTTTTCAATTCACAGGATTATCAACACTGACGGCAGCACAACCGGTCTGGAACTTCTTTATAAGGTGGTCGGAGAAGGAACCAAAAAGCTTTCCAGATGCCGACAAGGTGATATTGTAGATATTTTGGGACCGTTAGGGAATGGTTTTTCCTTTTTTGATCGTTATAAACAGATTGCTGTTGTTGCTGGGGGGATTGGGGTCGCTCCTTTGCTTTTTTTAGTTTCCACCCTGCGAACAAAAGGTGTTGATCTCTCGAAATCTACCGTTTTTATAGGCGGAAGATCAATGCAGGATCTGTTGTGCCGGGATGATTTCAGCCGCCTGGGGATCAATGTTCGGATTACAACAGACGATGGTAGTGCCGGGGATCAGTGTTTTGTTACGCATCCACTGGAAATTGCCATGGAAAAGCAGCGGGCGGATATTATTTATGCCTGCGGTCCTCAAGCAATGCTTAAATGCGTCATAGGGATTGCCGAGAAGCATCGCCTACCGTGCCAGATATCCATAGAAACGATCATGGCCTGCGGCATGGGGGTGTGCCTTGGATGTACTGTTGAGAAAAAGGGCGACCCATTCAAATATATGCATGCCTGTATGGATGGGCCTGTTTTTGACGCCGGCATCATTAAAATTTAA
- a CDS encoding AtpZ/AtpI family protein: MKKETLRTIKELAYYSSLGLQVALSIFIGLAVGLYLDRRVFDTTPWLTLIFLGIGIAAGYRNIGLAIKKSRKL; encoded by the coding sequence ATGAAAAAAGAAACCTTACGTACCATCAAGGAACTGGCATATTACAGCAGCCTTGGATTGCAGGTGGCGCTTTCAATTTTTATCGGTTTGGCTGTTGGACTGTACCTTGATCGACGGGTATTTGATACAACACCGTGGCTTACGTTGATTTTTCTCGGGATTGGGATTGCAGCAGGATATAGAAATATCGGACTTGCGATAAAAAAAAGCCGAAAGCTTTAA
- a CDS encoding ATP synthase subunit I — translation MEIQQRLLKFVTRANWILLFAASILGFSLLPPDFARGILFGGLIVTINFHLLSRTLKYALAPPYLSSFSAVLAKYYLRFIASGLIIFVLISGHHVNPLGLFIGLSVVVVSIITATMCELKHHIFKEAT, via the coding sequence GTGGAAATTCAGCAGCGTCTTTTGAAATTCGTTACCCGCGCCAATTGGATTTTGTTATTTGCCGCCAGTATCTTAGGGTTTTCTCTGTTGCCGCCTGATTTTGCCCGGGGAATCCTATTCGGGGGGTTGATTGTGACTATAAATTTCCACTTGCTGTCACGGACCCTTAAATATGCCCTTGCGCCTCCCTATCTTTCCTCATTCAGTGCAGTTTTGGCCAAGTATTATCTTCGCTTCATTGCAAGCGGTTTGATTATATTTGTGCTGATATCAGGCCACCATGTCAATCCTCTAGGACTTTTTATCGGTCTTTCGGTTGTGGTTGTAAGTATCATTACGGCAACCATGTGCGAATTAAAACATCATATTTTCAAGGAGGCAACTTAA
- the atpB gene encoding F0F1 ATP synthase subunit A has translation MEHPYLFFVKLFEAIGLGHFAHAYPHVIYSWVVMIILITLGALAAKSVSLIPSKAQNVFEILISGMEEFMVEITGEEGRWLFPLIATVFIYIFASNLIGLVPGFFPPTASLNTTLSCALVVVIFTHIIGLKYHGAGYIKHFLGPVWWMIPIIFPIEVIGHAARILSLTFRLFGNMMGHELVLGILFALAGLFFAPLPIMALGIFVALVQAFVFFLLSIMYFAGAMEHAH, from the coding sequence GTGGAACATCCCTATCTCTTTTTTGTCAAGCTGTTTGAAGCGATCGGTCTCGGACACTTTGCCCATGCCTACCCGCATGTCATTTATTCCTGGGTGGTAATGATCATCCTTATTACCCTCGGGGCTCTTGCCGCCAAGAGCGTGTCGCTGATTCCCTCGAAAGCACAAAACGTTTTTGAAATTCTCATTTCCGGAATGGAAGAATTCATGGTTGAAATCACAGGGGAAGAAGGAAGGTGGCTCTTTCCTCTCATCGCTACGGTGTTTATTTATATTTTTGCCTCCAATCTGATCGGGCTTGTACCCGGTTTTTTTCCACCGACCGCCAGTCTGAACACGACGCTTTCGTGTGCGCTGGTTGTGGTCATTTTTACCCACATTATCGGTCTTAAATATCATGGCGCAGGGTATATCAAACATTTCCTGGGGCCGGTATGGTGGATGATCCCCATTATCTTCCCCATTGAAGTTATCGGTCATGCCGCCCGTATCCTGTCACTTACATTCCGGCTTTTCGGCAATATGATGGGCCATGAGTTGGTGTTGGGGATTCTGTTCGCGCTGGCAGGCCTGTTCTTTGCGCCCCTGCCGATTATGGCCCTTGGTATTTTCGTCGCCCTGGTACAGGCTTTTGTGTTCTTTTTGCTTTCAATCATGTACTTTGCCGGTGCCATGGAACATGCGCACTGA
- the atpE gene encoding ATP synthase F0 subunit C encodes MEAQALQFFIASVIAAGFGIAIAAFGCGIGQGLGLKSAVEGIARNPESSGKVTVTMLIGLAMIESLCIYALVVALILIYAHPQAKAIAALFGAGH; translated from the coding sequence ATGGAAGCACAAGCATTACAATTCTTCATCGCTAGTGTGATTGCAGCCGGTTTCGGGATTGCGATTGCCGCTTTTGGTTGCGGTATTGGACAGGGTCTTGGTCTGAAATCCGCCGTCGAAGGCATTGCCAGGAATCCCGAGTCTTCAGGTAAGGTAACGGTTACCATGCTGATCGGTCTGGCGATGATCGAATCGCTGTGTATCTACGCGCTGGTTGTTGCCCTGATTCTTATCTATGCACATCCACAGGCAAAGGCCATTGCCGCATTGTTCGGCGCCGGCCACTAA